The nucleotide window GGGGCCGCGCCCGCAGTCGCGGGAGGCGGGCGTGCTGATGCTGGCCGACGGCGTCGAGGCCGCGGCGCGAAGTCTGAGCGAGCCGACGGCGGATCGGGTCCAGGCCTTGGTCCAGCGGATGATCAACAAGCAGTTCACGGATGGGCAGCTCGACCACTGCGACGTGACCCTGCGCGACCTCCATTCGATCGCCCGAAGCTTCATGCAGGTGCTCGGTGGGATTTACCACGTGCGTCCGACCTATCCATGGCAGCGCAACGAAGAGGCAAAGCGTGCCGAGGAGCTGCGAGGCGGCAAGGAAGCGCGTCGTCGCGATGCCCCGCCGCCGCCGCCGGCAGCCGCGCAGCGATCGGCCACCGGCTCGCTGCGCTCCAGTGAGCGCGCTGGCCAAGGAGCGGGCGAGGACGCGGAGCGGGCTGCGGTGGTCGTCATGACGCCCGGCGGCGCCGGCGGCGAAGGGGCTAGCGCTGTGCTGGTCGAGGGCGGTGGGGCAGAAGATGGCGCGACAGGCAGACAGGGCAAGAGCGGCGATGGTGCTCCTCAGGGTGAAGGGACGGGCGCGGCAGCGGCTGGACCGGGTGGCGCGGGCGCGATTGAGGCGCCGGATCGTCCGGATATCAAGCGCCTCGGTCTCAACTGAGCGCAGTGCCGAGTGGACCGTCTGGCTGACCGACGACGACGAGATCCGAGCGCTGAATCAGCGCTTCCGCGGCCAAGACCGGACGACTGACGTGCTCTCGTTTCCACTCGGCCCGTGGCCCGCGGAGCTCGCGGAGCTGGCGGGCGGGCCAACTGAGCTGCTGCTCGGTGACGTCTTCATCTCGGTCGAGCAGGCCGAACGCCAGGCTCCAGAGCGCGAGCTGGAGCCGGAGCTGCTGCGTCTCGTCGTGCATGGCCTCTGCCACCTGCGCGGCCATGACCATCAGCGGGCCGGTGACGCGCGCCGCATGCGGCTGGCGGAGGAGGAGCTGCTGGCGGCGATTGGAGTCGAGCTCGGGCTCGTGACGCGTGCGGCTCGGGTCGCGCGCGCTGCGCTGCTAGCGGTTGCCGCGCTCGCAGCAGCAGGCAGCGCTTGTGCGAGCGGCCAGCGTAAGCTGGACACGCTCGATGCGCCCGCGCGCGCCCGCTTCTCCGCGTGCCAGGCGGACGTCTTGCGGCAGCTCTGCCCCGCAGGTCAAGCGCCCGCCGACGGCGACTGCAGCGAGCACGCCGCGTCGATCTACGCGGGCGAGGAGCCGACGGAGCGCCGGCGCTGGCTGATCGACCTTGGGTGCTCTCGCGAGGCACTCGACGGCGCCGAGCGCGCGCTCCGCCGGAGCCGGACTGACTAGCATCAGGAAAAGTGCGGTCGGGCCACGGCTGGAGGGTGAGTCGCGCGGGGGCTGGAGGGTGATTCGCGCGGGCTGCCGTGGAGGCTGCCCGCTACTGCGGCGCGGAACTACTCGCTGACCTCGGGCTCCGCCGACTCCCCGGGTGTGCTCGCCGGGCCGCCGGGCTGCGACGGTGCGCGATCCCAGGCGTCGACGCGGCCGTCTCCGTCGCGGTCGTAGCCGATGCGATCGAGCTGCCCGCCCTCGTGGTACTCCCAATAGTCGATACGCCCGTCGCCATTGGTGTCGCGCTCGACGCGGGCCAGGACGTTGTCCTCGTAGTGCCGCCAGACGTCGGTCTTTCCGTCGTGGTTGCTGTCGAGCTCCTGGCGTACCAGCTTGCCTCCGCGACGATGGGTTACGAGGTCGACGCTGCCGTCGAAGTCGAGGTCAATCTGTTCCGTCGCCAGATTTCCCTCGTCGTCGTAGAGGCTCCACGAGTCCTTGCGCCCGTCGAAGTTCAGGTCGCGCTCCTTGCACGCCAGCGTGTCGATCTTCGCCCCGCCGGCGATCCGCGTGACGTAGAGCTTCCAGACGTCGGGCTGGCGGTCCTCGTTGAGGTCGAGCTGGACCAAGCGCTTGCCGCGCACGTCGCAGCGCGACGCTCCGTCGACCCCGGCAATTGGGTTGGCCACAGCGCGCCGCAGGGGCCCATCGGCGGCGGAGGCTCCGCAGCCAGCGGCGAGGAGAGCGCCGACGAAGAGCGCCGGCATGCCCCTGTAGCCCGGCATACCCCGGCAATAGGGTCGACGCGTCGTGGTCCCGCGCGCCGGAGCGTCCGCGTTGTGGTGTCTTCGGCAGCGGGTGGCAGCGGCCGGAGGCAAGGACCTCTCCGCTGTCGCTGATGAGCTTGCAATCGTCGCCTCAGGCATGAAAGGACGCTCCTCTAGGGCGGGTGTAGCCGCAGCACGTTAGCCCGGTCGCGGCTGACACGCAAGCGGAGCGGCCAGCTTTCATTGCCAATACGCGCGACTAGCGCAGCGGACCGGTAGGGGCCGAGGGTCGCCGGCCGGCCCCGCGCGCGCGCGCTAACGCTCGCCTGGCGCCGCCGCGGTGCGCACCGCGCGTTGACAGTGCCGGAGGGGCCCACTATGTTCCGCGGCCGCAAGCCCATGATGCCCCTCGACCTCATTCGCAACTTCTCGATCATCGCGCACATCGATCACGGCAAGAGCACGCTGGCCGATCGCTTGCTCGAGGCCTGCGGTGCGCTGCAGGAGCGCGAGCGGCGCGAGCAGTTCCTCGATCAGATGGAGCTCGAGCGCGAGCGCGGCATCACGATCAAGGCGCAGACGGTGCGACTGCACTACAACGCGCGTGACGGCCAGCGCTATTTGCTCAACTTGATCGACACGCCCGGCCACGTCGATTTTCAGTATGAGGTCTCGCGGAGCCTGGCCGCCTGCGAGGGCGCGTTGCTCGTCGTCGATGCGACGCAGGGGGTCGAGGCTCAGACCGTCGCCAACGTCTACCTCGCGGTCGATCAGGGGCTCGAGGTCTTCCCCGTGCTCAACAAGATGGACCTGGCCAGCGCTGATGCCGAGCGGGTCAAAGCGCAGATCGAGGAGATGCTCGGGCTTCCGGCCGACGACGCGGTGGCCGTCAGCGCCAAGGAGGGGCGAGGGATCGCCGAGGTCCTGGAGGCGATCGTCAAGCTCGTCCCGCCGCCCGTGGCGGATCGCGCGGCACCCCTGCAGGCGCTCGTCTTCGATAGCTGGTACGACAGCTTCCGTGGTGTGGTGATGCTCGTGCGCGTCAAGGCCGGCACCCTGCGCCAGGGTGAGCGCGTCGCGCTTTGGTCGACGAAGAGCGCCTATCAGGTGCAGGAGATCGGCGTCTTCACGCCGCACTACACCAAGGTCGAGGTGCTCCCCGCTGGCGAGGTCGGCGTGATCGTCGCCGGGATCAAGGAGATCGGCGAGGCCCGCGTGGGCGACACGCTGACGCACGAGGCGCGGCCTTGTTCAGCCGCGCTGCCGGGCTTCAAGGAGATCAAGCCCGTCGTCTTCGCCGGGTTGTTCCCCAGCGACTCCCACGCCTACGGAGATCTGCGCGAGGCGCTGGGCAAGCTGGCGCTCAACGACGCTTCCTTTACCTACGAGACCGAGACCTCGGAGGCGCTGGGTTTCGGCTTTCGCTGCGGCTTCCTCGGCCTGCTGCACATGGAGATCGTGCAGGAGCGGCTGGAGCGGGAGTTCGATCTCGACCTGGTGGTGACGGCACCGTCGGTGCGCTATCGCTGCCAGCTCGTCGACGGCGAGGTGGTCGAAATCGACAACCCGTCGCGGATCCCCGACCCGGGTCGTCTGACCGCCGTGGAAGAGCCGATTATCACGGCGACGGTGCATAGCCCCCAGGAATACGTCGGTCCGATCCTGCGCCTCTGCGAGGACAAGCGCGGGGTACAGAAGTCACTGAGCTATCCGTCGAAGGAGCGCGTGGTGGTGGTCTACGAGCTGCCGCTCGGCGAGGTCGTGACCGACTTCTATGATCGACTGAAGAGCGCCACGCGCGGCTACGCTTCGCTCGATTACGAGCTGGCCGGCTTCCGCGGCAGCGACCTGGTGCGGCTCGACATCCTCGTCAACGGCGACCGGCTCGACGCGCTGTCGATGGTCTGCCACCGCGACGTCGCGTACTATCGAGGTCGGGAGCTCTGTCGCAAGCTGAAGGATCTGATCCCGCGTCAGATGTTCGAGGTCGCGATCCAGGCCGCGCTGGGCAGCCGGGTGGTCGCGCGTACCACCGTCAAGGCGCTGCGCAAGAACGTCACCGCGAAGTGCTATGGCGGCGACATCACGCGCAAGCGAAAGCTGCTCGAGCGCCAGAAGGAAGGGAAGCGGCGCATGAAACAGGTCGGCAGCGTCGAGATCCCCCAGGCGGCCTTCCTCGCCGTGCTCAAGCTCGATGACGGTGAGGGGCGGCGGTAGCGCGATGCGGGCGCCGCTGAGACGCTGTTGGGGTGGCTACGCGCGCTGGCGGCGGCGGCGCTTGTTGCGGCGCGATGCGGGCTTGCTGCTCAGGGAGACGCGGCGCTTGCTGCGCCGCTATGGCCATCGGCTCAAGGAGACGGCGGGCGACCGGGTGCTCAAGGCGGCCGACGCGCTCCGGCAGGCGCGTGACGGCGACGACCTCGAGTGCTTCGCCGAGCGGCTCGGTGAGCTCGACGAGCTGCTCGACAAGCATCTGGCCTTCGGCCGCAAGTCAACCTTGCGCGAATACGCCGAGAGCATCGGCGTCGCCGTGCTGATCGCCCTCCTGTTGCGGGCCTTCGTCGTCGAAGCGTTCAAGATTCCGAGCGGGTCGATGATTCCGACGCTGCGTGTCGGTGACCATATCTTCGTCAGCAAGTTCATCTACGGCGTGCGCGTGCCCTGGACGCACCTCAAGTTCTTCACCGCCTCGCCCGCGCGCGGCGAAATCATCGTCTTCATCTTTCCCGGCGATGAGAGCAAGGACTTCATCAAGCGAGTGGTCGCCGTCGCCGGCGACACGGTGGAGCTGCGCCTCGACGGACCCTTCGTCAACGGACTCCGTGTCGACGGGCATGTCATCGAGCGAAGGCCGGTCGACCGCGCGTGCGCCTATCTCGACGTCGAAGAGGGCCAAGCGAGCGGCGAGACGCGGGAATGCCGCGCCTTCATCGAGCAGAACGACGGGCAGCGCCATTATGTGCTCAAGCATGTTGTCGACCAGGGGTCGGCCGAGCTGCCCCTCGAGGAGTATTGGGCCGATCCGCGCTGTCGCTTTCGCGAGCGGCTGCTGCGGCCCTTCCGGGTGCCCGAGGGGCACGTCTTCGTGATGGGGGACAATCGCGACAACAGCCAGGACGGGCGCTGCTGGGGCTTCCTGCCGCTGGAGAACATCAAGGGCAAGGCGCTCTTCATCTGGTGGTCGCGGTCGACCGCCGAGGGAATTCGCTGGCGGCGGCTCTTTCGTCCAGTGCACGGCCTGCGCCGCGACGAGCCGCTGACCATCGCCGCGCCGCCGGAAGAAGCCCGCGCCCCGCAGCCGCCCGCCGGACTGCTAAGGTAGGCCGCCAGGGTAGGCCGCCAGGGTAGGCCGCTAGGGTAGATCGGGCTCCGCCGTCGGGTCGAAGGGGGGCAGGTCGCCGGGGTGCAGCACCGCGAAGAGATCCGGGCTGAGAAACGCCAGCGGGCTCGCGCGCTGCGCCGCCAGCGCGCGATCGGCCTCATGCGCGAAGTCGACCGCCTGGCGCCCGAGCAGCTGTCGCAATTTGCTGGCAATCTGTTGCTTGGTCGCCGTGTCCTGGGTCACGACGTAGAGTTCGCGCAGGTGGTGAATCGCCAGCTCGCGCTCGCCTTGCTCGCTGTAGACCGAGGCGGCCAGGTTCGGCAGCCACGCGAGCTCGGTGCCGATCAGTGCCGCGCGTCGCACCCAGTCCGCACCCAGTCGGCGCCAGCGCGCGCGTTGCTGGGGTGTGGCGGGTCGCAGCTCGGAGATGTAGGCGCCGATGTGTAAGGGAAAGCGATACTCGTTCGGGTAGAGCCGGTGCGCCCGCTCGAGCAGGTGAATCGCGTGGAAGACGTCTTCGTTGGTTTGATGGCTGCCGCGACTCATCATCATCGCGGAACCGAAGCGGTAGATCGCCTTGAAGTGCGGGTCGAGCGTCAGAATGCTGTCGAGATAGCGTTCCAGGTAGGCTAGCTCACCGTCGCTGAAGGCGTGATCGGCGAAGTACGCGATCGTGCGCACCCACAGCAGGTCAGCGACGACCTCGTCGTAGCCGAAGGCCAGGGCGCGCAGGACGGGCGCAGGTGGCAGCAGATAGGCCTCGCCCGGGACGCTACGCGTGGCGCGTTGATGGCGCTCGAGCGCCAGCTCGACGACGCCGAGCAGCGGGAGCAGGGTGATGAGCGCGGCGCCGCTGAGGGCGCCGCGCAACCAGCGTGGATGACGCATCAGGCGGGAGAGTACACCGGGACGGGGCGGAGGATCACTCGATCTCGTTGCTGATGATCGGGCCCTTGACCGTTACGCCGCCCTCGGTGTCGACGTGACCGCGGATCTCGAAGCTCGACTGGGTCGTGTCGCAGTCCAAGTCGCCGATCGCCTTTGCGGTGTAGACCGAGGCCGAGCTGGTGGCGGACGTGTCCCAGTACCACTGATAGTAGTGCGGGTCGGTCAGGCCGAAGTGCAGCTCATGCCAGGGCGAGCTGGCCCAGTCGGCGGTGGCGGGCGTGCACTTCGGGGCGGTGGCCTGGGCGCAGCAGGCCGTGGCCGGCGAGGTGGTCGCGGCGCCGGAGGTCGGGAAGGACTTGGGCGCGATGTTACCGTCACTGTCGTAGTGGTCGGCCTGGAAGTACTGCGTCGCGCCGACCTTCAGCTTGTCGAGACCCTCGGTGGCCTCGACCGTCTTCGACTTGCGCAGGTACTTGACGAAGGCCGGGATGGCGACCGCCGCCAAGATGCCGATGATCGCGACGACGATCATCAGCTCGATGAGGGTGAACCCCTCTGTCTTCCGTTGTCTGAGTCTGTTCAGCATCGCTTCCTCCTGTGGCTGCTATGGACCGTCTGGTCCGGATGTAATCGACCCGACATGGGTCGTCTATCACCGCTAATCACAACGCTAATCACTCACCCTCGTTCCAGCGCACGATCGAGCCGCGCGCGCTGCTCGAGGCCACGATCGTGCAGTTGCTGATGCCGAGCGGACCGCCGGCACAGCCGCCAGTCGCGTAGCTGGCATCGCCATTGAGGTCCCCGTGGCCGATCACGTAGTACCAGGCGTGGGGGTCGAGGGGGCCGCCCGCGGTCGGTTGCGCCGGAATGCCAAGCAGCGGCGCTATCGCGTCGAGCGCGTGACCGCCCGCCGGGTTGCTGGCCACGACGGAGTAGGCGAAGTAGCTGGTGTCGGACTCGGGGCGCGCCCCGAGGGTTACCCACTCCGCGGGAATCGCGGTCCAGGGCTTGGCGGTGGGTTCCGCGCCAGCGCCGCCGAGCGGGGGATAAAAGCCCGCCGAGGTGCCGACGTAGGTGCCCCACTGCTGGAAGTAGGATTCCTCGCGAGCCTGGATGCGCGACACGAACTCCTGCGCAGCGACGAGTCGCCCCGACCGGAGGTGGCGCTGGTAGCCGACGAGTGAGAGCGTGGCCAGCACGCCGATGATCACGACGACCATCATCACTTCGATCAGGGTGAAGCCGCCGGTCGTGGCCACAGCGCGGGCAGAGCGGCGGCGCAGGCCAGCCGCAGGCGGGCCGCCGTAAGACGACTGCGCTCTGGTTATGTTGGTCTGCTGACGCATAGTGTCTCGGGCGAAATCAACAGCAAGAAAGGCGCCAGGTCGGATGGTGGCCTGCTCACGCCGCCAAGCCTCCGAGATCACGCGGACCGCCCCTTCCTGCCGGGTGCCGCGAGTCTAATGCAGACCGTGCGCGTGACAAAAAATGTCACCGCCCTGCCGCGAATCGTCAGCGCGATGGTCGATGTCAGGGCTTCGGCGTATCGGCTTCACCGGCGAGCGAGTACTTGGCCAAGCGGTAGCGCAGCGAGCGCAGGCTGAGGCGCAGCAGCTGAGCAGCCTCGGTGCGGGTACCGGCCGTGCGGTCGAGGGCCTGCTGCAGCAGGGCGCGTTCGATGGTCCCGATGTGGGCGTCGAGGTCGAGGCCGTCCGCCGGCAGTGTCGCGTCGCCCACATCGGGACCATCGCCGGCAAAGGCGGCGGGACGGAGCTCGGGTAGCACGGCGACGCCGATCTCGTCGCCCGCGGTGAGCGTGACCGCGCGCTCGATCAGGTTCTCCAGCTCGCGGACGTTGCCCGGGAAGTCGTAGTCGCAGAGGCGGGCGAGCGCGGCGGCATCCAGACCGCGAATTGGCCGTCCTGCCTCCGCGGCGTGTTTGCGCACGAAATGCTCGGCCAGCAGCGGGATGTCCGTTCGCCGCTGGCGCAGCGGCGGCAACTCGACCGCGATCACGTTGAGCCGGTAGTAGAGGTCCGAGCGAAAGGATCCGTCGCGGATCGCGCGCTCGAGGTTGCGGTTGCTGGCGGCGAGGATGCGCACGTCGACCGCGCGCTCGCTATTGCTGCCGACGGGCTTGATCGTCCGCTCCTGCAGCGCGCGCAGCAGCTTGACCTGGAGAGCGGTCGTCAGCTCAGCGATCTCGTCGAGAAAGAGCGTGCCGCCGTCGGCAGCGGTGAAGAGCCCCTCCTTGTTGCCGAAGGCGCCGGTGAACGCCCCACGTACGTGGCCGAAGAGCTCGCTCTCGAGCAGCGCCTCGGGAATCGCGCCGCAGTTGACGGCGACGAAGCTGCGCTCGTGACGCTCGCTCAGCGCATGTATGGCCCGCGCCAGGAGCTCCTTCCCGGTGCCGGATTCGCCGCTGATCAGGACGCTCGCACGGCTCGGTGCGACCCGGCGGACGAGCTCGAAGACCCGCTGCATCGGTGCCGATCGGCCGATCAGCTGATCGAGGTGAAAGCGGTCGCTGAGCTGTTGGCGCAGCACCTGATTGTCGCGCACGAGCCGCCGCTTCTCCAGCGCGCGCTCGAGGGTGACGAGCACCTCATCGACCTTGAAGGGCTTGGTCAGGTAGTCGTAGGCGCCGGCCTTCATCGCCTCGATCGCCGTTTCGGCGCTGGCGAAGGCGGTGATCATCACGACCTCCGTCGCCGGATGCTCGTGCTTGGCACGACGCAGGACCTCGAGTCCTCCGACCTGGGGCATGCTGAGATCGGTGATGACGAGAGCGAATTCGCGTTGGGCGAGGAGCTCGCAGGCCTCGGCACCGCCATCGACGGCTGTCACCTCGTACGATTGCCGTCGTAGCAGGATCTGCAGGAACTCGCGCATCGAGCGCTCGTCCTCGACCACGAGGATGCTGGCTGCGGTGCTCATGACAGTGGCGCTAGTATCGGTGGGCGATGCGTTACCCGTCAATGCGGCGCCGCGCGCGGTCGTTGACCGGCGGGCCGGCGCGGCCGTAGAACCCGGATGAAGGGCGCGGCGCTCGCGGGTGCGCCGCAAATGGAGGGCGCGTGAGTGAAGCGTTAAGGCAGCGAAGGGTGCTGGACGCGGCGGCGATGCAGCGGGTGCTGCGGCGGCTG belongs to Pseudomonadota bacterium and includes:
- the lepA gene encoding elongation factor 4; the protein is MPLDLIRNFSIIAHIDHGKSTLADRLLEACGALQERERREQFLDQMELERERGITIKAQTVRLHYNARDGQRYLLNLIDTPGHVDFQYEVSRSLAACEGALLVVDATQGVEAQTVANVYLAVDQGLEVFPVLNKMDLASADAERVKAQIEEMLGLPADDAVAVSAKEGRGIAEVLEAIVKLVPPPVADRAAPLQALVFDSWYDSFRGVVMLVRVKAGTLRQGERVALWSTKSAYQVQEIGVFTPHYTKVEVLPAGEVGVIVAGIKEIGEARVGDTLTHEARPCSAALPGFKEIKPVVFAGLFPSDSHAYGDLREALGKLALNDASFTYETETSEALGFGFRCGFLGLLHMEIVQERLEREFDLDLVVTAPSVRYRCQLVDGEVVEIDNPSRIPDPGRLTAVEEPIITATVHSPQEYVGPILRLCEDKRGVQKSLSYPSKERVVVVYELPLGEVVTDFYDRLKSATRGYASLDYELAGFRGSDLVRLDILVNGDRLDALSMVCHRDVAYYRGRELCRKLKDLIPRQMFEVAIQAALGSRVVARTTVKALRKNVTAKCYGGDITRKRKLLERQKEGKRRMKQVGSVEIPQAAFLAVLKLDDGEGRR
- the ybeY gene encoding rRNA maturation RNase YbeY, whose product is MRRRIVRISSASVSTERSAEWTVWLTDDDEIRALNQRFRGQDRTTDVLSFPLGPWPAELAELAGGPTELLLGDVFISVEQAERQAPERELEPELLRLVVHGLCHLRGHDHQRAGDARRMRLAEEELLAAIGVELGLVTRAARVARAALLAVAALAAAGSACASGQRKLDTLDAPARARFSACQADVLRQLCPAGQAPADGDCSEHAASIYAGEEPTERRRWLIDLGCSREALDGAERALRRSRTD
- a CDS encoding prepilin-type N-terminal cleavage/methylation domain-containing protein — encoded protein: MLNRLRQRKTEGFTLIELMIVVAIIGILAAVAIPAFVKYLRKSKTVEATEGLDKLKVGATQYFQADHYDSDGNIAPKSFPTSGAATTSPATACCAQATAPKCTPATADWASSPWHELHFGLTDPHYYQWYWDTSATSSASVYTAKAIGDLDCDTTQSSFEIRGHVDTEGGVTVKGPIISNEIE
- the lepB gene encoding signal peptidase I, coding for MTVRGGGSAMRAPLRRCWGGYARWRRRRLLRRDAGLLLRETRRLLRRYGHRLKETAGDRVLKAADALRQARDGDDLECFAERLGELDELLDKHLAFGRKSTLREYAESIGVAVLIALLLRAFVVEAFKIPSGSMIPTLRVGDHIFVSKFIYGVRVPWTHLKFFTASPARGEIIVFIFPGDESKDFIKRVVAVAGDTVELRLDGPFVNGLRVDGHVIERRPVDRACAYLDVEEGQASGETRECRAFIEQNDGQRHYVLKHVVDQGSAELPLEEYWADPRCRFRERLLRPFRVPEGHVFVMGDNRDNSQDGRCWGFLPLENIKGKALFIWWSRSTAEGIRWRRLFRPVHGLRRDEPLTIAAPPEEARAPQPPAGLLR
- a CDS encoding sigma-54-dependent Fis family transcriptional regulator, giving the protein MSTAASILVVEDERSMREFLQILLRRQSYEVTAVDGGAEACELLAQREFALVITDLSMPQVGGLEVLRRAKHEHPATEVVMITAFASAETAIEAMKAGAYDYLTKPFKVDEVLVTLERALEKRRLVRDNQVLRQQLSDRFHLDQLIGRSAPMQRVFELVRRVAPSRASVLISGESGTGKELLARAIHALSERHERSFVAVNCGAIPEALLESELFGHVRGAFTGAFGNKEGLFTAADGGTLFLDEIAELTTALQVKLLRALQERTIKPVGSNSERAVDVRILAASNRNLERAIRDGSFRSDLYYRLNVIAVELPPLRQRRTDIPLLAEHFVRKHAAEAGRPIRGLDAAALARLCDYDFPGNVRELENLIERAVTLTAGDEIGVAVLPELRPAAFAGDGPDVGDATLPADGLDLDAHIGTIERALLQQALDRTAGTRTEAAQLLRLSLRSLRYRLAKYSLAGEADTPKP
- a CDS encoding prepilin-type N-terminal cleavage/methylation domain-containing protein; its protein translation is MATTGGFTLIEVMMVVVIIGVLATLSLVGYQRHLRSGRLVAAQEFVSRIQAREESYFQQWGTYVGTSAGFYPPLGGAGAEPTAKPWTAIPAEWVTLGARPESDTSYFAYSVVASNPAGGHALDAIAPLLGIPAQPTAGGPLDPHAWYYVIGHGDLNGDASYATGGCAGGPLGISNCTIVASSSARGSIVRWNEGE